A part of Liolophura sinensis isolate JHLJ2023 chromosome 1, CUHK_Ljap_v2, whole genome shotgun sequence genomic DNA contains:
- the LOC135481874 gene encoding long-chain specific acyl-CoA dehydrogenase, mitochondrial-like, protein MALRRECGRLGRLSRLMLPKRFKSTVSNLNQDASESPVRPEIAQASSLMDIGTRRIFSEEHDMFRQSARRFFQEEVLPYHSQWEKDGQVSREVWEKAGTQGLLGVNTPDDLGGVGGDFLSASIVMEEQMYVNCTGPGFALHSDIVMPYISHYGTKEQIERFIPRLTAGTCIGAIAMTEPGAGSDLQGIRTNAKKDGSDYILNGSKVFITNGYMSDLVIVVAITNTEVKSTAHGISLFLVEEGMPGFIKGRKLEKLGLKAQDTAELFFEDVRLPKEALLGEENKGFYYLMQELPQERLLIAAMGQAANEWMFEETRGYVKQRKAFGKTISKLQTIQHKLAEIKTDVCVSRAFVDQCLEIHNNRGLDSFTASMAKYWVTDLQNRVANQCLQMHGGWGYMWEYPIARAYVDSRVQPIYGGSNEIMKELIARPIVSDK, encoded by the exons ATGGCACTGCGGAGAGAGTGTGGACGACTTGGGCGGCTTTCCAGGCTTATGTTGCCAAAACGCTTTAAAAGTACAGTATCGAACTTGAATCAAGATGCGTCTGAAAG TCCTGTTCGCCCAGAGATTGCCCAGGCCTCATCACTGATGGACATTGGAACACGCCGCATTTTCTCTGAAGAGCATGATATGTTCAGACAAAGTGCAAGGCGATTCTTCCAAGAGGAAGTTCTGCCATATCACTCTCA ATGGGAGAAAGATGGACAAGTCAGCAGAGAA GTGTGGGAGAAAGCTGGGACACAGGGCCTTCTGGGAGTAAACACACCAGATGATCTAGGGGGCGTTGGGGGAGACTTCCTGTCTGCGTCCATTGTCATGGAGGAACa AATGTATGTGAATTGCACGGGTCCTGGCTTTGCTCTCCACTCTGACATTGTGATGCCTTACATTTCTCATTATGGAACGAAAGAACAGATTGAGAGGTTTATCCCTCGTTTAACAGCTGGTACCTGTATAGGAGCTATAGCCATGACTGAGCCAGGAGCTGGCAG TGACCTTCAAGGCATTCGGACCAATGCAAAGAAAGACGGATCTGACTATATTCTGAATGGCAGTAAGGTGTTCATCACTAATGGTTACATGAGTGATCTGGTGATCGTGGTCGCCATTACAAACACGGAGGTCAAATCTACTGCTCATGGCATCAGTCTGTTTTTGGTGGAAGAAGGAATGCCTGGGTTTATCAAAGGCAGAAAGCTAGAAAAACTCGGTCTCAAAGCTCAA GACACTGCAGAGCTGTTTTTTGAGGATGTCAGGTTACCAAAGGAGGCCCTGCTGGGGGAGGAAAACAAAGGGTTTTATTACCTGATGCAGGAGCTTCCTCAAGAGAGGCTGCTGATTGCTGCTATGGGACAGGCTGCGAATGAGTGGATGTTTGAGGAGACCAGGGGCTATGTTAAACAGAGGAAAGCATTCGGTAAAACAATATCAAAGTTACAG ACGATCCAACATAAATTGGCTGAAATCAAAACCGACGTGTGTGTATCACGAGCCTTCGTGGATCAGTGTTTAGAAATTCACAACAATCGTGGCCTCGACTCCTTCACTGCTTCCATGGCTAAGTATTG GGTGACTGACTTGCAGAACCGTGTAGCCAACCAGTGCCTCCAGATGCATGGTGGGTGGGGTTACATGTGGGAATACCCCATTGCCCGAGCCTATGTTGACTCCAGAGTACAACCAATATATGGAGGTAGCAATGAAATCATGAAAGAACTTATTGCCAGGCCAATTGTCTCAGACAAATAG